The proteins below are encoded in one region of Drosophila santomea strain STO CAGO 1482 chromosome 2R, Prin_Dsan_1.1, whole genome shotgun sequence:
- the LOC120445262 gene encoding serine protease inhibitor 42Dd isoform X2: MYVLLLILLGISRCKAQKNVQLTDGFYAAIVNSFSNRNIMFSAEMIRSSMLFIYVGVEEGESEQIRKALHYQGTHLSDYKPEAQKIFDMSAQTAPVAKSLTRFYVRQNLKMSTEYRVFMRHTEGRARNIAFNREKLDEVNTFYSHEMGEHIGQVVKESWWKPNSQALLINAVFFNLSWERTFNPEATYPREFRVSAAKKVMIPMMHEDSKFAFGNLATLKASAVLVPFSQGDLQMLLIKPDQPDGLARLQMKLSVMDIVGVARNLTMMDVFVGIPKFRIHSDLELTPALEQMGIKDIFKPSKSFSTLLHRNTNFWIDGVIHVVSFEFQEQGIGTPITDAMVV, translated from the exons ATGTACGTGCTACTGCTAATCCTTTTAGGAATCTCACGCTGCAAGGCTCAGAAGAATGTGCAACTGACGGATGGATTTTACGCAGCCATCGTGAACAGCTTTTCCAACAGGAACATTATGTTCTCGGCGGAGATGATACGATCCAGCATGCTGTTCATCTATGTGGGCGTGGAGGAGGGTGAGTCCGAGCAGATACGAAAGGCTCTGCACTACCAAGGAACCCATCTATCTGACTACAAGCCGGAGGCACAGAAAATCTTTGATATGAGTGCGCAGACAGCGCCTGTGGCCAAGAGTCTAACCCGCTTCTATGTACGTCAGAATCTGAAGATGTCCACGGAATATAGGGTTTTTATGCGACACACAGAGGGTAGAGCTCGTAATATCGCCTTTAATCGTGAAAAGCTGGACGAGGTGAATACATTTTATAGCCACGAAATGGGCGAGCACATTGGACAGGTGGTGAAAGAGAGCTGGTGGAAGCCAAACAGCCAAGCACTCCTCATAAATGCCGTTTTCTTCAATCTCAGTTGGGAGCGCACTTTCAATCCGGAGGCCACATATCCCCGGGAGTTTCGAGTGAGTGCCGCTAAGAAGGTTATGATACCCATGATGCACGAGGATAGTAAGTTTGCATTTGGCAACTTGGCGACTCTTAAAGCCAGCGCCGTGCTCGTGCCCTTTTCCCAGGGAGATCTCCAAATGCTCTTGATAAAGCCAGATCAGCCTGATGGACTCGCTCGTCTGCAAATGAAGCTGTCGGTCATGGATATCGTTGGCGTTGCCAGGAATCTCACAATGATGGATGTGTTTGTGGGCATACCGAAGTTCAGGATACACAGCGATCTGGAACTCACGCCAGCTCTGGAACAGATGGGCATCAAGGATATTTTTAAGCCGAGCAAGTCCTTCTCAACGTTGCTTCACAGAAACACCAACTTTTGGATTGACGGCGTCATCCATGTGGTCAGCTTTGAGTTTCAGGAGCAGGGCATTGGTACGCCAATTACTGAT GCAATGGTAGTTTGA
- the LOC120445262 gene encoding serine protease inhibitor 42Dd isoform X1 translates to MYVLLLILLGISRCKAQKNVQLTDGFYAAIVNSFSNRNIMFSAEMIRSSMLFIYVGVEEGESEQIRKALHYQGTHLSDYKPEAQKIFDMSAQTAPVAKSLTRFYVRQNLKMSTEYRVFMRHTEGRARNIAFNREKLDEVNTFYSHEMGEHIGQVVKESWWKPNSQALLINAVFFNLSWERTFNPEATYPREFRVSAAKKVMIPMMHEDSKFAFGNLATLKASAVLVPFSQGDLQMLLIKPDQPDGLARLQMKLSVMDIVGVARNLTMMDVFVGIPKFRIHSDLELTPALEQMGIKDIFKPSKSFSTLLHRNTNFWIDGVIHVVSFEFQEQGIGTPITDVGNGSLTHTFNGVKYFLATHPFAFYIIDHTSIFFAGHVTSF, encoded by the exons ATGTACGTGCTACTGCTAATCCTTTTAGGAATCTCACGCTGCAAGGCTCAGAAGAATGTGCAACTGACGGATGGATTTTACGCAGCCATCGTGAACAGCTTTTCCAACAGGAACATTATGTTCTCGGCGGAGATGATACGATCCAGCATGCTGTTCATCTATGTGGGCGTGGAGGAGGGTGAGTCCGAGCAGATACGAAAGGCTCTGCACTACCAAGGAACCCATCTATCTGACTACAAGCCGGAGGCACAGAAAATCTTTGATATGAGTGCGCAGACAGCGCCTGTGGCCAAGAGTCTAACCCGCTTCTATGTACGTCAGAATCTGAAGATGTCCACGGAATATAGGGTTTTTATGCGACACACAGAGGGTAGAGCTCGTAATATCGCCTTTAATCGTGAAAAGCTGGACGAGGTGAATACATTTTATAGCCACGAAATGGGCGAGCACATTGGACAGGTGGTGAAAGAGAGCTGGTGGAAGCCAAACAGCCAAGCACTCCTCATAAATGCCGTTTTCTTCAATCTCAGTTGGGAGCGCACTTTCAATCCGGAGGCCACATATCCCCGGGAGTTTCGAGTGAGTGCCGCTAAGAAGGTTATGATACCCATGATGCACGAGGATAGTAAGTTTGCATTTGGCAACTTGGCGACTCTTAAAGCCAGCGCCGTGCTCGTGCCCTTTTCCCAGGGAGATCTCCAAATGCTCTTGATAAAGCCAGATCAGCCTGATGGACTCGCTCGTCTGCAAATGAAGCTGTCGGTCATGGATATCGTTGGCGTTGCCAGGAATCTCACAATGATGGATGTGTTTGTGGGCATACCGAAGTTCAGGATACACAGCGATCTGGAACTCACGCCAGCTCTGGAACAGATGGGCATCAAGGATATTTTTAAGCCGAGCAAGTCCTTCTCAACGTTGCTTCACAGAAACACCAACTTTTGGATTGACGGCGTCATCCATGTGGTCAGCTTTGAGTTTCAGGAGCAGGGCATTGGTACGCCAATTACTGATGTTG GCAATGGTAGTTTGACACACACCTTTAATGGGGTGAAGTACTTTCTGGCCACTCATCCATTTGCTTTCTATATCATAGACCACACATCAATATTCTTTGCCGGTCATGTGACAAGCTTTTAG